The Campylobacter concisus DNA window AACTATGCAGAGCTTACTATAAATGGAACGACACAAAAATTTGGAAGTCCAACAACATATATAAACCCGACGACGGAAGCATCGTATGGTAAAAATGGCCAGTGGTGGAGTAGGGATTTTACATTTGATAAAGCTGGTTTTTATAAACTTGATATGGAGTATATGGACGGAACTGGTGAGATGAACTTATCTTTATATATGCTTCCAAAAAGTGTAGCAAACACTTATGGCCCCCAAGATCCGTATCCTTCATCTATGCTAGTTGGAGCTCAAGGTAGTGGTACGCATCTCTTTAGTAATAATTATGTTGAAGCACTTATTCAAAATGGACATCTAAAAAAGATAGGAACTACAAATTCTTACGAACTAAGCGACACTAGTAAATACGGCGAATCAAATTTTAGTGATCCAGTTTACCTAAGACAAGAGGGTGATATAAAAGGTGGCAACCTAGATGATGCCTTTGTTTATAGTAAGGGTAGAATGATAGATGGTAGAGGCGGCGTGGATACTCTGATAGTCGTTGATGATGTGGATTTTTCAAATTTAGATAACGTTAAAAAGATAAATAACTTTGAAAAGATCCAGCTAGGCAGTGCCGATCAAGCGGTATCTATAAAATTTAGCCCAGATGGTGTATTTGATATTATTGATAGCAGAAATACAAGGGACGCAAGCAATAGTACAGCTAGTGAGAGTGTAAATACAGTGTTAAAAGTCATAGGTGACAGCAAAGACCTAGTACAGCTCACACACGACTTTGTAAAAGCTACAAAAGCTGATGTTGCTACGCTAAATAGAAAACATAGTGTTGTCGGTGACATGTACAACAAAGTAGATGTCACAAGTGAGGGTGATGCAGTAAATCAAGTCTATAAAGCGACATTTAATCGCCAAGAAACCATCAATGGAAATACAATAAACACAAGACACACTGTTTTTCTTGAGATCCAAGATGGTGTACAGGTTGATCTATTATAGAAATTTAAATTTTATAAAGAAGAGTAAAGCCCAAAATTTCTATTGGGCTTTATAATTTTAGATAGCTTTTAACATAACTTTCGTTAGTAGCTCTGAAAATTTAGCTGGATTTTCTAGGCTCATGCCCTCATTTAGCCTTGCCATATCAAGAAGCAAAGGCGCTATGTCATAAACCATTGCCTCATTCTTTTCTAGTTTTGCAAAAATTTCATGGTTCGCATTGATCTCTAAGATCGGCTTAACTTTTGGAGCGTTTGCACCTTGTCCCATTTGTTTTAGCATCTCTTGCATAGCATAATCAGGATCATTTTTATCATAAATTAGCACCGCAGCGGAGCTTGAGAGTCTTGAGCTAAGCTTGACATCTTTGACTTCATCTTTTAAAATTTCTTTCATTTTAACAAGCGTATTTGCAATTTTGCTTTCATCTACTTTTTCATCACTTTTTATCTCATCATTGATATCAGCGTGTGAGACTGATTTTAGAGGTGTTTTGTCAAAATCATTTACCATTGGCATGACGATCGTGTCGATCTCTTCATCCATAATAAGAACCTCAATATTATTTTTCTTAAAGCTCTCAAGAAGCGGAGAATTTCTTAGCATATTTTCATTATTGCCACTTATGTAATAGATCGATTTTTGATCTTCTTTCATCGCCTCTTTGTACTCTTTTAGGCTGATAAGTCCATCTCTTTTTGAGCTTTTAAATAGACAAAGATCTAAAATTTGCTCTTTTTCAGCGTTAAAGCCGTAAAGTCCCTCTTTTAAAACCTTGCCAAATAGTTTGTAAAATTTTATGTATTTTTCGCGGTCGTTATCTTTTAACTTTGCAAGCTCGCTTAAAATTTTCTTCACGCTTTGCTCTTTGACGCTTCTCATAATCGCATTTTCTTGCAAAATTTCGCGGCTAACATTTAGTGGCAAGTCCTCAACATCAATGATACCCTTGATAAATCTTAAATATGGCGGCAAGAGTTCTTTTGCATCATCTGTGATGAAAACTCTTTTCACATAGAGCTTCACGCCACTTTGGTAATCAACTCTAAATAGATCAAACGGCTCGGTGCTTGGTACATAAAATAGAGTTGAGTACTCGATCTTACCCTCAGCTTTTGTGTGGATGTAAAGGAGCGGGTCGCTGCTATCGTGAGAAATTTGCTTATAAAAGTCGTTGTAGTCTTGCTCTTTTAGGCTGGCTTTATTTAGTCTCCAAAGCGCATTTGCCTTGTTTATCTGCTCGTTTTTGGTCTCATAAGTGCCTTCTTTTTCGCCTTCTTTTGGAGCGACATAGCTTTGTTTATCCATAAATATAGGATAAGGGATGTGATTTGAATACTTCTTGACTATCTCTTCTATACGCCAAGAATTTGCAAACTCATCGTCATTTAAATGTAAGATGATGTTCGTTCCAAAGCTCTCTTTTTGGGCATCTTCGATCTCATAGCTTTTTGCATCAGATGTCCATTTATAGGCTTTGTCGCTAAGTGCTCGTCTACTTATGACCTCGATCTTGTTTGCCACCATAAATGCTGAGTAAAAGCCAACACCAAACTGACCGATCA harbors:
- the htpG gene encoding molecular chaperone HtpG; translated protein: MADKFEFQTEVNDLLNLMIHSLYSNKEIFLRELISNSNDALDKLNYLCLTDEKYKSLSYTPRIDIKVDDKAKTLTISDNGIGMDKDELIANLGTIARSGTKGFMKNLSGDAKKDSSLIGQFGVGFYSAFMVANKIEVISRRALSDKAYKWTSDAKSYEIEDAQKESFGTNIILHLNDDEFANSWRIEEIVKKYSNHIPYPIFMDKQSYVAPKEGEKEGTYETKNEQINKANALWRLNKASLKEQDYNDFYKQISHDSSDPLLYIHTKAEGKIEYSTLFYVPSTEPFDLFRVDYQSGVKLYVKRVFITDDAKELLPPYLRFIKGIIDVEDLPLNVSREILQENAIMRSVKEQSVKKILSELAKLKDNDREKYIKFYKLFGKVLKEGLYGFNAEKEQILDLCLFKSSKRDGLISLKEYKEAMKEDQKSIYYISGNNENMLRNSPLLESFKKNNIEVLIMDEEIDTIVMPMVNDFDKTPLKSVSHADINDEIKSDEKVDESKIANTLVKMKEILKDEVKDVKLSSRLSSSAAVLIYDKNDPDYAMQEMLKQMGQGANAPKVKPILEINANHEIFAKLEKNEAMVYDIAPLLLDMARLNEGMSLENPAKFSELLTKVMLKAI